Within the Acidimicrobiales bacterium genome, the region GTTCGTCGGCAATCGACCGCTCGATGGTGTTGGCGGCCTCAGCCGTACCGAGCAACTCGACCTGATCGAGTTGGGTGCCCACAGGGCCCTTGATGCCCCGTAGCCGATAGTTGTCCAGCAAGGCGTCGAGCCTGTCGATGGCGCTGATCAGTTCGTCGGCCAGCGATGCGAAGCGCTTGCCCAGGGTCGTCGCTTGGGCGGCGACGTTGTGAGACCGGCCGGTCATCACAAGCGACGAGTACTCGCCGGCCCTCGCGCCCATTCGCGCCAGCACGGCCAGAGCGCTGCGACGCACCAGCAGCAGCGAGTCCTTGATCTGGACCTGCTCGACGTTCTCGGTCAGGTCGCGGCTGGTGAGGCCCTTGTGGATGTGCTCGTGGCCGGCCAGATCGCAGAATTCTTCGATCCGGGCCTTTACGTCGTGAAGAGTGACCCTCTCGCGCTCGCGGATCGATCCCAGGTCGACCTGGTCGACAACCCTTCTGTAGTCGTCGACGACCTTCTGTGGCACCTCGACCCCAGCGGCGCGCTGGGCCTCAAGGACCGCAATCCAGAACTGGCGCTCGCGAACCACCTTGGCTTCTGGCGACCAGATCGCACACATCTGCGTGCTGGCATAACGATCGGCCAGAACGTTGGAGATCGCGGGTTTGGCAGACACCGTCAGCGCCCGAGCTGCAGGTATTGCTCTCGTCCCGGGCCAACACACACCAGGCCTACGGGTACACCGACTTGCTGCTCGAGGAAGCGGATGTAGTCCATTGCCCGCGGCGGCAGTTGGTTGGCCTCGGTGATGCCAGACAGATCTTCTTCCCACCCCGGGAGCTCGACATACACCGGCTTGGCCTTCTCGAGGTCGGCGAATCGATCGGGCATCACGGAACGCTCGACGCCGTCTATCTCGTAGGCGACGCATACCTTGATCGTTTCGAACGAGTCGAGGATGTCGAGCTTGGTGAGGGCAATCTCGGTGAGGCCATTGAGCCGAGCCGCGTGGCGACCCATGACGGCGTCGAACCAGCCAGGACGGCGCCGGCGGCCGGTGTTTACGCCATACTCGCGGCCCCGCTCGACGAGGATGTCGCCGGTGTCGTCGAGCAGCTCGGTAACAAACGGGCCGCTGCCAACCCGGGTGACGTAGGCCTTGGTGATACCGATGATGCGGTCGAACACGTTGGGCCCGACACCAGCACCAACCGCGGCGAACCCGGCTACCGGATTGGACGAGGTCACGTATGGATACGTTCCGTGATCGACGTCGAGGAAGGTCGCCTGAGCACCCTCGAACAAGATTCGCTCACCGCGATCGAGCGACTGATGAATCATGTCGATGGTGTCCGCCACATACGGCAGCACTCGGGGCGCGATCTCGTCGAGGAACTGCTCGGCCAGCGCAGCCGGATCGAAGCCTTCGTGGCCGTGCACCTCGCGCATCAGGTGGTTCTTGTCCAGCAGCGACGCCGCCACCATCTGCTTGAACGTCGCCGGATCTGCGAGATGCTCCATTCGCACACCCAGACGAGCGGTCTTGTCCGAGTAGGCCGGGCCGATGCCGCGCTTGGTGGTTCCGAGCTTCGAATCTCCCAGGCGTTCTTCGCTCAACGCGTCGAGTACCTGGTGGTACGGCATGACCAGGTGGCAGTGCGAAGAAACCCTAATGCGGCTGCAGTCGACACCCTTTCGTTCGAGCGTGTCGATCTCGGCCAGCAAGGTGACGGGGTCGACCACGACACCGTTTCCGATGATCGGCGTCACATGGTCATAGAGGACGCCGCTGGGTATCAGCTGCAGGGCGAACGTCTCACCATCGACCACGAGAGTGTGGCCAGCGTTGTGACCCCCCTGATACCGAACCACGAGGGTCGATTCCTTGGCCACCACGTCTACGACGCGGCCCTTGCCCTCGTCGCCCCATTGGGTACCAACCGCGATAGAAGCAGGCACACGGTCTCCAAACGTCGGGTGTGCACGACGTTGGACGATCCTATATCTCCCCGGACTCGCACCTCACCGAAAATGTGCTTTCCGGATGCAGCGACGACCTGCCGCGCGAACATGGACCCGTGCGCCACGTCAGCAACTCACTGCGGTTCTTGAGCCGGCAGGCCCCGCTGGCCTCCCGGCTGGAGGCCTTGCTTCGGA harbors:
- a CDS encoding adenylosuccinate synthase; this encodes MPASIAVGTQWGDEGKGRVVDVVAKESTLVVRYQGGHNAGHTLVVDGETFALQLIPSGVLYDHVTPIIGNGVVVDPVTLLAEIDTLERKGVDCSRIRVSSHCHLVMPYHQVLDALSEERLGDSKLGTTKRGIGPAYSDKTARLGVRMEHLADPATFKQMVAASLLDKNHLMREVHGHEGFDPAALAEQFLDEIAPRVLPYVADTIDMIHQSLDRGERILFEGAQATFLDVDHGTYPYVTSSNPVAGFAAVGAGVGPNVFDRIIGITKAYVTRVGSGPFVTELLDDTGDILVERGREYGVNTGRRRRPGWFDAVMGRHAARLNGLTEIALTKLDILDSFETIKVCVAYEIDGVERSVMPDRFADLEKAKPVYVELPGWEEDLSGITEANQLPPRAMDYIRFLEQQVGVPVGLVCVGPGREQYLQLGR